Proteins from a genomic interval of Diceros bicornis minor isolate mBicDic1 chromosome 30 unlocalized genomic scaffold, mDicBic1.mat.cur SUPER_30_unloc_3, whole genome shotgun sequence:
- the LOC131402147 gene encoding centromere-associated protein E-like: MHLKEHQEIIDQLRGIVSEKTDEISNMQMDLENSNAKLQEKIQELKTNEHQLFKLKEDVSETQKKMSEIEKLKKQFKTQSLTLDKMEMENSELAQKLHENLEEMKSVMKERDSLRVVEENLKLERDQLKANLQETIVRVSYALSSYPVNMF, from the exons ATGCATCTTAAAGAGCACCAGGAAATTATTGATCAACTCAGAGGGATTGTTTCTGAGAAGACAGATGAAATATCAAATATGCAGATGGATTTAGAAAATTCAAATGCTAAATTACAAGAAAAG ATCCAAGAACTTAAGACAAATgaacatcaactttttaagttaaaagaagATGTCAGtgagacacagaaaaaaatgtctgaaatagagaaattgaagaaacaaTTCAAGACCCAAAGTTTAACTCTGgataaaatggaaatggagaactCAGAGCTGGCTCAGAAACTTCAtgaaaaccttgaagaaatgaaatctgtaatgaaagaaagagatagtCTAAGAGTAGTAGAAGAGAATCTCAAACTGGAGAGAGACCAACTCAAGGCAAACCTACAAGAAACCATAGTTAGAGTGAGTTATGCTCTTTCTTCCTATCCAGTGAACATGTTTTAA